Proteins encoded by one window of Streptomyces uncialis:
- a CDS encoding DNA polymerase IV, whose product MRNEPTILHLDMDAFYASAEQASKPSLRGKAVVVGGLGPRGVVATASYEARRFGVHSAMPTAQARRLAPNAAYLVPRFGFYRDISERVMGLLRELSPLVEPLSLDEAFVDLKAGGVASDEVSARAVGERLRADIRAVTGLTGSVGIAASKMLAKIASEEAKPDGLVLIHAGTERALLAPMAVRVLPGVGPATGDHLRRAGITTVGELAEAGEDELVRMLGKSHGAGLYAMALARDDRPVVAERETKSVSVEDTYDVDIHDRTRVRLEVQRLAARCVGRLRASGHSGRTVVLKVRRYDFSTLTRSETLRGPTDDPSVVQEAAARLLESVDTTGGVRLLGVGVSGLADYTQEDLFAQAAGARAAAEAAERTGRADAAARAESADEGQARGAGPDGSLIHEAGEKGEQGAGGPAGAAAGEGVAAERGFGEPPVAPVERRWPAGHDVRHAVHGPGWVQGSGVGRVTVRFETPQSAPGRVRTFAVDDRDLELSEPVALVLEQVPLAVEPEPEPGAGPGEGQQPEAERGQGRGAEPEAERGPGAESGPGAESGPGAGSSVADSSASAASPGGG is encoded by the coding sequence GTGAGGAACGAGCCCACCATCCTGCATCTGGACATGGACGCCTTCTACGCTTCGGCGGAGCAGGCGTCCAAGCCCAGTCTGCGCGGCAAGGCCGTGGTGGTGGGAGGTCTCGGCCCCCGGGGAGTGGTGGCCACCGCCTCGTACGAGGCGCGGCGGTTCGGGGTGCACTCGGCGATGCCGACCGCCCAGGCACGCAGGCTCGCGCCCAACGCCGCCTACCTCGTGCCGCGCTTCGGTTTCTACCGTGACATCAGCGAGCGGGTCATGGGGCTGCTGCGGGAGTTGTCGCCGCTGGTGGAGCCGCTCAGCCTGGACGAGGCCTTCGTGGACCTGAAGGCGGGCGGGGTCGCCTCGGACGAGGTGTCCGCGCGGGCCGTGGGGGAGCGGCTGCGTGCCGATATCCGCGCCGTCACGGGGCTGACGGGCTCGGTGGGGATCGCCGCCTCCAAGATGCTCGCCAAGATCGCGTCGGAGGAGGCCAAGCCGGACGGGCTGGTGCTGATACACGCGGGCACCGAGCGGGCGCTGCTCGCGCCGATGGCGGTCCGGGTGCTGCCCGGGGTCGGGCCCGCCACCGGGGACCATCTGCGCCGGGCGGGCATCACCACGGTCGGTGAGCTGGCGGAGGCGGGCGAGGACGAGCTGGTCCGGATGCTGGGGAAGTCCCACGGGGCGGGGCTGTACGCGATGGCGCTCGCCCGCGACGACCGGCCGGTGGTGGCGGAGCGGGAGACGAAGTCGGTCTCCGTCGAGGACACCTACGACGTGGACATCCATGACCGCACCCGGGTCCGCCTGGAGGTCCAGCGGCTCGCCGCCCGCTGTGTGGGGCGGCTGCGGGCCTCCGGCCACTCGGGACGCACCGTGGTCCTCAAGGTCCGCCGCTACGACTTCTCCACCCTGACCCGCTCCGAGACGCTCCGGGGCCCCACCGACGACCCGTCGGTCGTCCAGGAGGCCGCCGCGCGGCTGCTGGAGTCGGTCGACACCACGGGCGGGGTGCGACTGCTGGGGGTGGGGGTCAGCGGTCTCGCGGACTACACCCAGGAAGACCTCTTCGCGCAGGCGGCGGGTGCGCGGGCCGCCGCCGAGGCGGCGGAGCGGACCGGCAGGGCGGACGCGGCGGCGAGGGCGGAGTCGGCGGACGAGGGCCAGGCCAGGGGGGCCGGGCCGGACGGGTCGCTGATCCATGAGGCGGGTGAGAAGGGTGAGCAGGGCGCCGGCGGGCCCGCCGGGGCGGCGGCCGGGGAGGGCGTAGCGGCGGAGCGGGGGTTCGGTGAGCCGCCGGTGGCGCCGGTGGAGCGGCGGTGGCCGGCCGGGCACGACGTACGGCATGCCGTGCACGGGCCCGGGTGGGTGCAGGGGAGCGGGGTGGGCAGGGTGACCGTGCGTTTCGAGACCCCGCAGTCGGCGCCCGGCCGGGTACGGACGTTCGCCGTCGACGACCGCGACCTGGAGCTGTCCGAGCCGGTGGCGCTGGTGCTTGAGCAGGTACCGCTGGCGGTCGAGCCGGAACCGGAACCGGGGGCGGGGCCGGGGGAGGGGCAGCAACCGGAGGCGGAACGGGGGCAGGGCCGTGGGGCGGAGCCGGAGGCGGAACGGGGGCCTGGGGCGGAGTCCGGACCCGGGGCGGAGTCCGGACCCGGGGCGGGGTCGTCCGTAGCGGATTCGTCGGCCTCGGCCGCTTCGCCCGGGGGCGGGTGA
- a CDS encoding DUF881 domain-containing protein, with the protein MNSEENPDHRLSRELPAEVPAPPAGSDPAASGAPGAGEKGLTGRQRLAKGLWPPRFSRAQLIVALLLAGLGFGLAVQVASTSDSNVLRGARQEDLVRILDELDDRTQRLDDEKRRLEGQRTELETSSDQAEEARKQTVEREKQLGVLAGTVGAEGPGITMAVTDARGAVEARMLLDAVQELRAAGAEAIQVNGVRVVAGTYLSDGGGEGVSVDGTDIRPPYRFKVIGRPQDLEPALNIPGGVVQTLEKEQAGVTVTRAEKIIVDALRPAKRPDYARSSSE; encoded by the coding sequence ATGAACAGCGAAGAGAACCCCGACCACCGGCTGAGCAGGGAACTGCCCGCCGAGGTGCCCGCGCCGCCCGCCGGGAGCGATCCGGCGGCCTCCGGCGCCCCCGGCGCCGGGGAAAAGGGCCTGACGGGCCGACAGCGCCTCGCGAAGGGCCTCTGGCCGCCGCGCTTCAGCCGGGCCCAGCTCATCGTGGCCCTGCTGCTCGCGGGGCTCGGGTTCGGACTCGCGGTCCAGGTCGCGTCCACCAGCGACAGCAATGTGCTGCGTGGCGCCAGACAGGAGGATCTCGTGCGCATCCTCGATGAACTGGATGACCGAACTCAACGTCTAGATGATGAGAAGCGTCGCCTGGAAGGCCAGCGGACCGAGCTGGAGACCAGCTCGGACCAGGCCGAGGAGGCGCGTAAGCAGACGGTCGAGAGGGAGAAGCAACTGGGCGTCCTCGCGGGCACGGTGGGGGCCGAGGGCCCGGGTATCACCATGGCTGTCACCGACGCACGCGGGGCCGTGGAGGCGCGTATGCTCCTCGACGCCGTCCAGGAACTGCGCGCGGCGGGAGCCGAGGCCATCCAGGTCAACGGGGTGCGCGTGGTGGCCGGCACCTATCTCTCGGACGGCGGCGGCGAAGGGGTGAGCGTGGACGGCACCGACATCCGCCCGCCGTACCGGTTCAAGGTGATCGGGCGCCCGCAGGATCTGGAGCCGGCGCTCAACATTCCCGGGGGTGTGGTGCAGACTCTGGAGAAGGAGCAGGCCGGCGTGACGGTGACACGCGCGGAGAAGATCATCGTTGACGCCTTGCGACCGGCGAAGCGGCCTGACTACGCTCGGTCGTCCTCGGAGTGA
- a CDS encoding MerR family transcriptional regulator, protein MRSSGDGTAGGAPGRFLGEGGPYALDSGPTGHTAVRPTAVPGDEGGTAEQVGYRGPTACAAAGITYRQLDYWARTGLVEPSVRPAYGSGTQRLYSFRDVVVLKVVKRFLDTGVSLQNIRAAVRHLRERGLRDLERMTLMSDGATVYECTSPDEVHKLLQGGQGIFGIAVGVVWQDVDTALSQLHGERVDTGETLVGHNPGDELARRRNRAV, encoded by the coding sequence GTGAGAAGCAGCGGCGACGGTACGGCCGGGGGTGCCCCCGGGCGGTTCCTGGGGGAGGGTGGTCCGTACGCGCTCGACAGTGGTCCGACAGGTCATACGGCCGTTCGGCCGACGGCCGTGCCCGGTGACGAGGGCGGTACGGCGGAACAGGTCGGATACCGGGGGCCCACGGCGTGCGCGGCGGCGGGCATCACCTATCGGCAGCTCGACTACTGGGCCCGTACGGGACTCGTGGAGCCCAGTGTGCGGCCCGCCTACGGGTCGGGGACCCAGCGGCTCTACAGCTTCCGGGACGTGGTCGTCCTCAAGGTGGTCAAGCGCTTCCTCGACACGGGCGTGTCCCTCCAGAACATCCGCGCCGCCGTGCGCCATCTACGGGAGCGCGGACTGCGCGACCTGGAGCGCATGACGCTCATGAGCGACGGCGCCACGGTCTACGAGTGCACCTCGCCCGACGAGGTCCACAAGCTGCTCCAGGGCGGCCAGGGGATCTTCGGGATCGCGGTGGGCGTGGTGTGGCAGGACGTCGACACCGCGCTGTCCCAGCTGCACGGCGAGCGCGTCGACACCGGCGAGACGCTGGTCGGACACAATCCGGGCGACGAGCTGGCCCGCCGTCGCAACCGCGCGGTCTGA
- a CDS encoding bifunctional nuclease family protein produces the protein MNELDVVGVRVEMPSNQPIVLLREVGGDRYLPIWIGPGEATAIAFAQQGMAPARPLTHDLFKDVLEAVGQELSEVRITDLREGVFYAELVFASGVEVSARPSDAIALALRTGTPIYGSDGVLDDAGIAIPDEQEDEVEKFREFLDQISPEDFGTNSQ, from the coding sequence GTGAACGAGCTCGACGTCGTAGGTGTCCGGGTCGAAATGCCCTCCAACCAACCGATCGTGCTTCTGCGTGAAGTGGGAGGCGACCGCTACCTCCCCATCTGGATCGGGCCTGGGGAGGCGACGGCGATCGCCTTCGCCCAGCAGGGCATGGCCCCCGCACGGCCGCTGACCCACGACCTGTTCAAGGACGTGCTGGAGGCCGTCGGCCAGGAGCTCAGTGAAGTGCGCATCACGGACCTCCGCGAAGGCGTCTTCTACGCGGAGCTGGTCTTCGCGAGCGGCGTCGAGGTCAGTGCCCGTCCGTCCGACGCCATAGCGCTGGCGCTGCGTACCGGTACGCCGATCTACGGCAGCGACGGTGTCCTGGACGACGCCGGGATCGCGATCCCGGACGAGCAGGAGGACGAGGTCGAGAAGTTCCGTGAGTTCCTCGACCAGATCTCGCCGGAGGACTTCGGTACCAACAGCCAGTGA
- a CDS encoding small basic family protein, which produces MIAVLGLVLGVVAGLLVRPEVPAVVEPYLPIAVVAALDAVFGGLRAMLDGIFDDKVFVVSFLSNVVVAALIVFLGDELGVGAQLSTGVVVVLGIRIFSNAAAIRRHVFRA; this is translated from the coding sequence GTGATCGCCGTACTGGGCCTCGTCCTGGGAGTCGTTGCCGGACTGCTGGTCCGGCCCGAAGTCCCGGCGGTGGTCGAGCCGTATCTTCCGATCGCCGTGGTCGCGGCGCTGGACGCCGTGTTCGGGGGCCTGCGGGCGATGCTCGACGGTATCTTCGACGACAAGGTGTTCGTGGTCTCGTTCCTGTCGAACGTGGTCGTGGCGGCTCTGATCGTGTTCCTGGGGGACGAGTTGGGTGTGGGTGCCCAGCTGTCCACCGGTGTGGTCGTGGTGCTCGGCATCCGTATCTTCTCCAACGCCGCCGCGATCCGGCGGCATGTGTTCCGGGCGTGA
- a CDS encoding FHA domain-containing protein, giving the protein MSGGYGRCEDVRVGRCVQSGFVLPHGRVCFGQGESPVKLFAKLFGKSARQDRGNATARHRAPRSGDEGQSGERPLFRDQVGAPGGDIPGGPGASSGDPASAGRIGFGDSSAPGAGGGFAPDPYGSPGGQRQEGQSMPLVCTRCGNRNAEASRFCSNCGAPLRGGAERPSETTSTISISGLEAYDAEVTGQTPSPSLSPEAQAAVDALPLGSALLVVRRGPNSGSRFLLDGELTTAGRHPQSDIFLDDVTVSRRHVEFRRGTDGLFTVSDVGSLNGTYVNRERIDEVRLSNGDEVQIGKYRLVFYASQRGI; this is encoded by the coding sequence CTGTCCGGTGGGTACGGACGTTGTGAAGATGTCCGGGTCGGCAGGTGTGTGCAATCAGGGTTCGTCCTGCCCCACGGGCGGGTCTGTTTCGGTCAAGGGGAATCGCCCGTGAAGTTGTTTGCGAAGTTGTTCGGCAAGAGCGCACGCCAGGACCGTGGCAATGCCACGGCCCGGCATCGTGCGCCGCGCTCCGGTGACGAGGGGCAGTCGGGCGAGCGCCCGCTGTTCCGTGATCAGGTCGGTGCGCCAGGTGGTGACATCCCGGGTGGACCGGGCGCGTCGTCCGGCGACCCGGCCTCGGCCGGCCGCATAGGTTTCGGGGATTCTTCGGCCCCGGGTGCGGGTGGCGGGTTCGCTCCGGACCCGTACGGGTCCCCTGGCGGGCAGCGGCAGGAGGGTCAGTCCATGCCCCTGGTGTGTACGAGGTGCGGCAACCGGAACGCGGAGGCGAGCCGTTTCTGCTCCAACTGCGGCGCGCCGCTGCGCGGGGGCGCCGAGCGTCCCTCGGAGACGACCTCGACCATCTCGATCTCGGGTCTGGAGGCGTACGACGCGGAGGTCACGGGCCAGACCCCGTCGCCTTCCCTGTCGCCCGAGGCCCAGGCCGCGGTGGACGCGCTGCCGCTCGGTTCGGCGCTCCTGGTGGTGCGGCGGGGGCCGAACTCCGGCAGCCGCTTCCTGCTGGACGGTGAGCTGACGACCGCGGGGCGTCACCCGCAGAGCGACATCTTCCTGGACGATGTGACGGTGTCGCGCCGCCATGTGGAGTTCCGTCGCGGGACGGACGGTCTGTTCACGGTCTCCGACGTCGGCAGCCTCAACGGCACCTACGTCAACCGTGAGCGGATCGACGAGGTCCGGCTCTCCAACGGTGACGAGGTCCAGATCGGCAAGTACCGGCTGGTCTTCTACGCGAGCCAGCGGGGTATCTGA
- a CDS encoding DUF881 domain-containing protein gives MSLLTNVMDHSLDDGYAEAAARKRAQGGGGGLPKTLRARLGLGAGLVLAALVVTVGAAQARVTAPVIAKEREELIDRIEDETAAADKLEKNVDTLRDDVDDRRREALRHEEGADDLIGVLAGSAAVHGPGVKLSVDDAKEADGNGDGPRGTSGFSDTGRVKDRDLQRVVNGLWQSGAEAVSINGQRLTALSAIRAAGDAILVDNRPLVPPYTILAVGDGERLSTRFQNSPDGLYLNALQENFGVRTGISTHKELRLPAAPSVIVRTAQPRTEKGTQ, from the coding sequence ATGTCGCTGCTCACCAATGTCATGGACCACAGCCTGGACGACGGCTACGCGGAGGCGGCGGCGAGGAAGCGGGCGCAGGGCGGCGGCGGAGGGCTGCCGAAGACGCTGCGGGCCCGGCTCGGGCTCGGGGCGGGACTCGTGCTCGCGGCGCTCGTCGTCACGGTGGGGGCCGCGCAGGCCCGGGTCACGGCGCCGGTGATCGCCAAGGAGCGCGAGGAACTGATCGACCGGATCGAGGACGAGACCGCCGCCGCGGACAAGCTGGAGAAGAACGTCGACACCCTCCGTGACGACGTCGACGACCGCAGGCGCGAGGCGCTCCGGCACGAGGAAGGCGCCGACGACCTCATCGGTGTGCTCGCGGGCTCCGCGGCCGTGCACGGACCCGGCGTCAAACTGTCGGTGGACGACGCCAAGGAGGCGGACGGCAACGGCGACGGTCCCCGCGGGACGTCCGGTTTCTCCGACACGGGCCGGGTCAAGGACCGCGACCTGCAACGCGTCGTCAACGGACTGTGGCAGTCCGGGGCGGAGGCCGTCTCGATCAACGGGCAGCGGCTCACGGCCCTGTCCGCGATCCGGGCGGCGGGCGACGCCATACTCGTCGACAACCGGCCCCTGGTGCCGCCTTACACCATCCTCGCCGTGGGCGACGGAGAACGGCTGAGCACCCGGTTCCAGAACAGCCCCGACGGTCTCTACCTGAACGCTCTCCAGGAGAACTTCGGGGTGCGGACCGGGATCTCCACGCACAAGGAGCTTCGGCTGCCCGCGGCGCCGAGCGTGATCGTCCGTACAGCACAGCCGAGAACAGAGAAGGGCACACAGTGA
- a CDS encoding PRC-barrel domain-containing protein: MQTDIDPRNLIGRKAFDLHGTKLGTVDEVYLDDATGVPEWAAIRTGLFSRDAFVPLEPSELVAGTLRVPFERGLIRDAPDFGVGRHLSPEQELQLYHHYGLNIAASGSGTPPDRDFGRIAGTAEEDRPSDDG, from the coding sequence GTGCAGACCGATATCGATCCGCGCAACCTGATCGGCCGCAAGGCGTTCGACCTCCACGGCACGAAGCTCGGCACGGTCGACGAGGTGTACCTGGACGATGCCACCGGCGTACCGGAGTGGGCCGCGATACGGACCGGGCTGTTCAGCCGGGACGCCTTCGTCCCGCTGGAGCCCAGCGAGCTGGTGGCGGGCACGCTGCGGGTGCCCTTCGAGCGCGGCCTGATCAGGGACGCGCCGGACTTCGGGGTGGGCCGCCATCTGTCACCGGAGCAGGAGCTCCAGCTCTACCACCACTACGGACTGAACATCGCGGCCTCCGGCTCCGGCACACCCCCCGACCGGGACTTCGGCCGGATCGCGGGCACAGCCGAGGAAGACCGACCGTCCGACGACGGCTAG
- a CDS encoding mannose-1-phosphate guanyltransferase, with product MKAVVMAGGEGTRLRPMTSSMPKPLLPVVNRPIMEHVLRLLKRHGLTETVVTVQFLASLVKNYFGDGEELGMDLTYANEEKPLGTAGSVKNAEEALKDDAFLVISGDALTDFDLTELINFHKEKGALVTVCLTRVPNPLEFGITIVDEEGKVERFLEKPTWGQVFSDTVNTGIYVMEPEVFDYVEADTSVDWSGDVFPQLMKEGKPIYGFIAEGYWEDVGTHESYVKAQADVLERKVDVELDGFEISPGVWVAEGAEVHPDAVLRGPLYIGDYAKVEADVEIREHTVVGSNVVVKTGAFLHKAVLHDNVYIGQHSNLRGCVIGKNTDIMRAARIEDGAVIGDECLVGEESIVQGNVRVYPFKTIEAGAFVNTSVIWESRGQAHLFGARGVSGILNVEITPELAVRLAGAYATTLKKGSTVTTARDHSRGARALKRAVISALQASAIDVRDLENVPLPVARQQTARGSAGGIMIRTSPGVPDSVDIMFFDGRGADLSQASQRKLDRVYARQEYRRAFPGEIGDLHFPASVFDSYTGSLLRNVDTSGIAEAGLKVVVDASNGSAGLVLPSLLGKLGVDSLVINPGLDEARPTETADARRSGLVRLGEIVASARAAFGVRFDPVGERVSLVDEKGRIVEDDRALLVMLDLVAAERRSGRVALPVTTTRIAEQVAAYHGTQVDWTTTSPDDLTRVGREESTIFGGDGRGGFIVPEFSSVFDGAAAFVRLIGLVARTQLTLSQIDARIPRAHVLKRDVATPWAVKGLVMRRVVEEAGDRSVDTTDGVRVVETDGRWVLVLPDRAEAVTHLWAEGPDDASAQALLDEWSAVVESAGE from the coding sequence ATGAAGGCCGTCGTGATGGCCGGTGGCGAAGGCACGCGCCTTCGCCCGATGACCTCAAGCATGCCCAAGCCGCTCCTGCCGGTGGTCAACCGGCCGATCATGGAGCATGTGCTGCGGCTGCTGAAAAGGCATGGGCTCACCGAGACTGTCGTCACTGTCCAGTTCCTCGCCTCACTCGTCAAGAACTACTTCGGCGACGGCGAAGAACTCGGCATGGACTTGACCTATGCCAACGAGGAGAAGCCACTCGGTACCGCCGGCAGTGTGAAGAACGCGGAAGAAGCGCTCAAAGACGACGCGTTTCTGGTCATCTCCGGTGACGCCCTCACCGATTTCGACCTGACCGAACTGATCAACTTCCACAAGGAGAAGGGTGCCCTCGTCACGGTCTGTCTGACGCGTGTGCCCAATCCGCTGGAGTTCGGCATCACCATCGTCGACGAGGAAGGCAAGGTCGAGCGGTTCCTGGAGAAGCCGACCTGGGGCCAGGTCTTCTCCGACACCGTGAACACCGGCATCTATGTGATGGAGCCGGAGGTCTTCGACTATGTCGAGGCCGACACCTCCGTCGACTGGTCGGGTGATGTCTTCCCGCAGCTGATGAAGGAAGGCAAGCCCATCTACGGCTTCATCGCCGAGGGCTACTGGGAGGACGTCGGCACCCACGAAAGCTATGTGAAGGCCCAGGCCGACGTACTGGAACGCAAGGTCGACGTCGAACTCGACGGATTCGAGATCTCGCCCGGGGTCTGGGTCGCGGAGGGTGCGGAGGTGCACCCCGACGCCGTGCTGCGGGGGCCGCTGTACATCGGTGACTACGCCAAGGTCGAAGCGGACGTCGAGATCCGCGAGCACACCGTCGTGGGTTCGAACGTGGTCGTGAAGACCGGTGCGTTCCTGCACAAGGCCGTGCTCCACGACAACGTCTACATCGGGCAGCACAGCAATCTGCGTGGCTGTGTCATCGGCAAGAACACCGACATCATGCGGGCCGCGCGGATCGAGGACGGCGCCGTCATCGGTGACGAGTGCCTCGTCGGTGAAGAATCGATTGTCCAGGGCAATGTGCGGGTGTACCCGTTCAAGACGATCGAGGCGGGCGCGTTCGTCAACACCTCGGTCATCTGGGAGTCCCGGGGGCAGGCGCATCTCTTCGGCGCGCGCGGAGTGAGCGGCATCCTGAATGTCGAGATCACTCCGGAGCTGGCCGTACGGCTCGCGGGTGCCTATGCCACGACCCTGAAGAAGGGCTCGACGGTCACCACGGCCCGGGACCACTCCCGAGGTGCCCGTGCGCTCAAACGGGCGGTCATCTCCGCGTTGCAGGCTAGCGCCATCGACGTCCGGGACCTGGAGAACGTCCCGCTGCCCGTGGCACGTCAGCAGACCGCGCGGGGAAGCGCCGGCGGCATCATGATCCGTACGTCACCCGGGGTGCCGGACTCCGTGGACATCATGTTCTTCGACGGCCGCGGGGCGGATCTCTCCCAGGCGAGCCAGCGCAAACTCGACCGGGTGTACGCGCGCCAGGAATATCGTCGCGCGTTCCCCGGTGAGATCGGCGATCTGCACTTCCCTGCCAGCGTCTTCGACTCCTACACGGGCTCGCTCCTGCGGAACGTCGACACCAGCGGGATCGCCGAGGCCGGACTGAAGGTCGTGGTCGACGCGTCGAACGGCAGCGCGGGACTGGTCCTGCCGAGCCTCCTCGGGAAACTGGGCGTGGACTCGCTCGTGATCAACCCCGGCCTGGACGAGGCGCGGCCCACCGAGACGGCGGACGCCAGGCGATCGGGTCTGGTGCGGCTCGGGGAGATCGTGGCATCGGCGCGCGCGGCGTTCGGGGTGCGTTTCGACCCGGTCGGCGAGCGGGTGTCGCTGGTGGACGAGAAGGGCCGGATCGTCGAGGACGACCGGGCGCTGCTGGTGATGCTCGACCTGGTGGCGGCGGAGCGCCGCAGCGGCCGGGTGGCGTTGCCGGTGACGACGACCCGGATCGCGGAGCAGGTCGCGGCCTATCACGGCACGCAGGTCGACTGGACGACGACGTCCCCCGACGATCTGACCCGGGTGGGCCGTGAGGAGTCCACGATCTTCGGTGGTGACGGCCGCGGTGGCTTCATCGTGCCGGAGTTCAGCAGCGTCTTCGACGGCGCTGCGGCCTTCGTCCGACTGATCGGTCTGGTCGCGCGCACCCAGCTCACGCTGAGTCAGATCGACGCGCGGATCCCGCGGGCCCATGTGCTCAAGCGCGATGTGGCGACCCCGTGGGCCGTGAAGGGCCTCGTCATGCGCCGGGTGGTCGAGGAGGCCGGGGACCGGTCGGTGGACACGACCGACGGTGTCCGGGTGGTCGAGACGGACGGCCGCTGGGTGCTGGTCCTGCCGGACCGGGCCGAGGCGGTCACCCATCTGTGGGCCGAGGGACCGGACGACGCCTCCGCGCAGGCACTGCTCGACGAGTGGTCGGCGGTGGTGGAGAGCGCCGGCGAGTGA
- the pgsA gene encoding CDP-diacylglycerol--glycerol-3-phosphate 3-phosphatidyltransferase, which translates to MEVQETRVQTDRVLTIPNILSMARLLGVPLFLWLILRPEFGGPKSDGWALLVLMLSGISDYLDGKLARRWNQVSKLGRLLDPAADRLYILSTLVGLTWREILPLWLTAVLLARELVLLVMVGILRRHGYPPPQVNFLGKAATFNLMCAFPLLLLGDGNGWIASLAAVFGWAFAGWGTTLYWWAGVLYMVQVRRLVRADTMAG; encoded by the coding sequence GTGGAGGTCCAGGAGACGCGTGTCCAGACGGACCGGGTCCTCACCATCCCCAACATCCTCAGCATGGCGCGCCTTCTCGGTGTACCGCTCTTCCTGTGGTTGATCCTGCGGCCGGAGTTCGGGGGGCCCAAGAGCGACGGCTGGGCGCTGCTCGTCCTGATGCTCAGCGGCATCAGCGACTATCTCGACGGAAAACTCGCCCGCCGCTGGAACCAGGTCAGCAAGCTCGGCAGACTGCTGGACCCCGCGGCCGACCGGCTCTACATTCTGTCTACACTGGTCGGCCTGACCTGGCGTGAGATCCTGCCGCTCTGGTTGACAGCCGTACTGCTCGCTCGTGAACTCGTGCTGCTCGTGATGGTCGGCATCCTCAGACGCCACGGGTATCCGCCGCCCCAGGTCAACTTCCTGGGCAAGGCGGCCACCTTCAACCTGATGTGTGCGTTCCCCCTGCTGCTGCTGGGTGACGGAAACGGCTGGATCGCGTCACTCGCCGCAGTTTTCGGATGGGCGTTCGCAGGATGGGGTACAACCCTGTATTGGTGGGCAGGAGTCCTGTACATGGTGCAGGTCCGTCGGCTTGTCCGGGCGGACACCATGGCCGGCTGA
- the ftsR gene encoding transcriptional regulator FtsR, translating to MLHTPSGGAGHGAAAADGRLMSIGTVLNTLRDEFPEVTISKIRFLEAEGLVEPQRTASGYRKFGPRDVERLAQVLRMQRDHYLPLRVIREHLDAVERGEALPLPSPGPAAGEPADESRSPGLPGAPAPTAARVGRDELLAAAGVGESELAEWESYGLVAPLPDGGYDAEAVTVATLVLELGRFGIEPRHLRAMKASADRDAGLVDQVVAPLRRHRNPQTRVHAQARTRELAELTVRLHSALVQTALGVRLP from the coding sequence ATGCTTCACACACCGAGCGGCGGTGCCGGGCACGGCGCCGCCGCCGCGGACGGTCGTCTGATGAGTATCGGCACCGTGCTGAACACCCTGCGGGACGAGTTCCCCGAGGTCACCATCTCCAAGATCCGTTTCCTGGAGGCCGAGGGGCTCGTCGAGCCGCAGCGCACCGCCTCGGGGTACCGGAAGTTCGGTCCGCGGGACGTCGAGCGGCTCGCACAGGTCCTGCGGATGCAGCGGGACCACTATCTGCCGCTCAGGGTGATCCGTGAGCATCTGGACGCCGTGGAGCGCGGTGAGGCCCTGCCGCTGCCGTCGCCCGGCCCCGCGGCGGGTGAGCCGGCCGACGAGAGCCGTTCCCCGGGTCTGCCGGGCGCACCGGCCCCGACGGCCGCACGGGTCGGCCGGGACGAGCTGCTGGCCGCCGCCGGGGTCGGTGAGTCCGAGCTGGCCGAATGGGAGTCGTACGGCCTGGTGGCGCCCTTGCCGGACGGTGGGTACGACGCCGAGGCCGTCACCGTGGCGACCCTGGTGCTCGAACTCGGCAGATTCGGTATCGAACCCCGTCATCTGCGGGCCATGAAGGCGTCCGCCGACCGGGACGCCGGCCTGGTGGACCAGGTCGTGGCCCCCTTGCGGCGGCATCGCAACCCCCAGACCAGGGTCCACGCCCAGGCCCGTACCAGGGAGCTGGCGGAGCTCACCGTACGGCTTCATTCGGCCCTTGTGCAGACGGCCCTCGGGGTGCGTTTGCCCTGA